A genomic region of Bradyrhizobium sp. ORS 278 contains the following coding sequences:
- a CDS encoding MAPEG family protein, with amino-acid sequence MADDTAFRHEQRQVATGMAAAALTGLVAIGVALGQSGGSAQPIAERLAVALRLDLFVIVWLLASIGNVARLRFFSRQDIAGAATTVASEAVRRGNAILQNTLEQAALAIAVHLGLAASLHDPVPLLTTLVVLFGLGRLLFWLSYAKGAAGRAFGFALTFSPTAFALVIGLLLVLTGRAT; translated from the coding sequence ATGGCCGATGACACCGCGTTTCGTCACGAGCAGCGCCAGGTCGCGACCGGCATGGCCGCGGCCGCGCTGACGGGCCTCGTCGCCATCGGCGTCGCCTTAGGGCAAAGCGGGGGCTCGGCGCAGCCGATCGCCGAGCGGCTTGCCGTGGCGTTGCGTCTCGATCTGTTCGTGATCGTCTGGCTGCTCGCCTCGATCGGCAACGTCGCCCGCCTCCGCTTCTTCTCGCGCCAGGACATCGCCGGCGCAGCGACGACCGTCGCCAGCGAGGCCGTCCGCCGCGGCAACGCCATCCTGCAGAATACGCTGGAGCAGGCGGCGCTCGCGATCGCGGTGCATCTCGGCCTCGCGGCGTCGCTGCACGATCCCGTACCGCTGCTCACCACGCTGGTGGTGCTGTTCGGCCTCGGACGCCTGCTGTTCTGGCTCAGCTATGCCAAGGGGGCGGCGGGCCGCGCCTTCGGCTTCGCGCTGACCTTCTCTCCCACGGCGTTCGCGCTGGTGATCGGTCTGCTGCTGGTGCTGACGGGACGCGCGACCTGA
- the radC gene encoding DNA repair protein RadC, translating to MPDKALPPDDRPTETPHYHGHRQRLRERFHSAGPDALNDYELLEMALFPALPRRDVKPLAKALIKTFGSFADVIHAPEQRLREFDGIGDASITQLKLIAAAAHRIAKGEVRQKHALASWQEVISYCRTSMAFADKEQFRLLFLDKRNQLIADEVQQTGTVDHTPVYPREVIKRALELSATAIILVHNHPSGDPTPSQADIRMTKTIVEIAKPLGITVHDHIIVGRNGHTSLKSNGLM from the coding sequence ATGCCGGACAAAGCCCTCCCCCCCGATGACAGGCCGACCGAGACGCCGCATTACCACGGCCATCGGCAGCGCCTGCGCGAGCGCTTTCACAGCGCCGGCCCGGATGCGCTCAACGACTACGAGCTCCTGGAGATGGCGCTGTTTCCGGCCTTGCCGCGACGCGACGTCAAGCCGCTGGCCAAGGCGCTGATCAAGACGTTCGGGTCGTTCGCCGACGTCATTCACGCGCCGGAGCAGCGCCTGCGCGAGTTCGACGGCATCGGCGACGCGTCGATCACGCAGCTGAAGCTGATCGCAGCGGCCGCGCACCGGATCGCCAAGGGCGAGGTCCGGCAGAAGCATGCGCTGGCGTCGTGGCAGGAGGTGATCTCCTATTGCCGGACCAGCATGGCATTCGCCGACAAGGAGCAGTTCAGGCTGCTGTTTCTCGACAAACGCAACCAGCTGATCGCCGACGAGGTGCAGCAGACCGGCACCGTGGATCACACCCCGGTGTATCCGCGCGAGGTGATCAAGCGCGCGCTGGAATTATCTGCCACCGCGATCATCCTGGTGCACAATCACCCGTCCGGCGATCCGACGCCGTCGCAGGCCGACATCCGCATGACCAAGACAATCGTGGAGATCGCAAAGCCGCTCGGCATCACCGTGCACGACCACATCATCGTCGGCCGGAACGGGCACACGAGCCTGAAGAGCAACGGCCTGATGTGA
- a CDS encoding DMT family transporter, with translation MKASIDGWGSGAIGMTIFSGSLPATRAALEGFAPLFLTGARATLAAGIAALCLAWFRQRIPGRRELLSLATVALGVVIGFPLLTALALQHVTSAHAIVFIGLLPLSTASFGVPRGGERPRPLFWLFACLGAASVSGFALSQGGAASLTGDLAMIAAIIVCGLGYAEGAVLTRRLGGWQVISWALLLSAPIMLPLALMTWPISAQPISAAAWLGLAYVSVFSMFIGFAFWYRGLSRGGTASVGQLQLLQPFLGLAFASLLLHEPVSAPMLGAAGLVVLCVAMARRWA, from the coding sequence ATGAAGGCATCGATCGACGGCTGGGGCAGCGGCGCCATCGGCATGACGATCTTCAGCGGCTCGCTGCCGGCGACGCGGGCCGCGCTCGAGGGCTTCGCGCCGCTGTTCCTGACCGGCGCGCGTGCGACGCTGGCCGCGGGGATTGCCGCGCTCTGTCTCGCCTGGTTCCGCCAGCGCATCCCGGGACGGCGCGAACTGTTGTCGCTCGCGACCGTCGCGCTCGGCGTCGTCATCGGCTTTCCGCTGCTCACGGCCCTGGCGCTGCAGCACGTGACCTCGGCGCATGCAATCGTCTTCATCGGCCTGCTGCCGCTCTCGACGGCGTCGTTCGGCGTGCCGCGCGGCGGCGAGCGGCCGCGGCCGCTGTTCTGGCTGTTCGCATGTCTTGGCGCGGCTTCGGTCTCCGGCTTCGCGCTGTCCCAGGGCGGCGCCGCGTCGCTCACCGGAGACCTCGCGATGATCGCCGCGATCATCGTCTGCGGACTCGGCTATGCCGAAGGCGCCGTGCTGACGCGCAGGCTCGGCGGCTGGCAGGTGATCTCATGGGCGCTGCTGCTGTCGGCGCCCATCATGCTGCCGCTGGCGCTAATGACATGGCCGATCTCCGCGCAGCCGATCAGCGCCGCGGCCTGGCTTGGTCTCGCCTATGTCTCCGTCTTCAGCATGTTCATCGGGTTCGCCTTCTGGTACCGCGGCCTGTCGCGCGGCGGCACGGCGAGCGTCGGACAGCTGCAGCTGCTGCAGCCGTTTCTCGGCCTCGCCTTCGCAAGCCTGCTGCTGCACGAGCCGGTGTCCGCCCCGATGCTCGGCGCGGCCGGACTCGTCGTGCTCTGCGTGGCGATGGCGCGCCGGTGGGCGTAA
- a CDS encoding Crp/Fnr family transcriptional regulator, which yields MTLPEQARRCPSCPAAGLCEAIVASPGAAADRAGLDQRFFTIAAGQPIPNNERSTARALILCSGWAFRYRMLPDGRRSIVRIVLPSQVVSAEAAFSGQSAPRLETPVKALTDVRLCSYSARDLRDRCLATPPMMSLVLDRLIEEMRDAYDLAATLARRSAQGRIAFLVIDTLKRLSPEGLAEGRRYSFPLRQQHIADAVGLTTVHVSRVLAQLRETGLMNVADGAVTFQDLPGCDRTAARG from the coding sequence ATGACGCTCCCGGAGCAGGCGCGCAGGTGCCCCTCATGCCCTGCAGCAGGGCTCTGCGAGGCCATCGTCGCGTCGCCCGGCGCTGCAGCCGATCGAGCCGGGCTGGATCAACGGTTCTTCACGATTGCAGCCGGTCAGCCGATTCCGAACAATGAGCGTTCGACCGCGCGAGCGCTGATCCTGTGCAGCGGCTGGGCGTTCCGCTATCGCATGCTTCCGGACGGGCGCCGCTCCATCGTCAGGATCGTTCTGCCGAGCCAGGTCGTGTCCGCGGAGGCGGCCTTCTCGGGACAGTCCGCGCCGCGGCTCGAGACGCCGGTGAAGGCGCTGACGGACGTCCGGCTCTGCAGCTACTCGGCGCGTGACCTGCGTGACAGATGTCTGGCGACGCCACCAATGATGTCGCTGGTGCTCGACCGGCTGATCGAGGAGATGCGTGATGCGTACGATCTGGCGGCCACGCTGGCGCGGCGTTCAGCCCAGGGCCGGATCGCCTTCCTGGTGATCGACACCCTGAAGAGGCTCAGTCCGGAAGGGCTGGCCGAAGGCCGTCGCTATTCCTTCCCGCTCCGCCAGCAGCATATTGCCGATGCGGTCGGGCTCACCACGGTTCACGTCAGCCGCGTGCTGGCACAGCTGCGCGAGACCGGCTTGATGAACGTCGCCGATGGCGCGGTCACGTTTCAGGATCTGCCGGGCTGCGACCGCACCGCCGCGCGCGGTTGA
- a CDS encoding intradiol ring-cleavage dioxygenase, translating into MTIATRRGVLGLLSASAALLSPSARAASETPAPAAGAEDACILTPQSESGPYYLDPKLVRADITEGRPGVPLGLRLRVIEAGACTPISGARVDIWHCDARGVYSGYPGQGDNHKLDQSGKTYLRGTQMADAAGWAGFNTIYPGWYAGRATHIHFRVFVDDATVLTGQTFFPEALNEFIYTSVPDYTGRPKQRLVINANDRVATDADPDHRAYCAIKEERDRYLATLTLAVRREAAKPVEMPTGRLPPAPWIKDRLAALVPGLKRSPF; encoded by the coding sequence GTGACGATTGCAACACGCCGTGGCGTTCTCGGCCTGCTCTCCGCGAGCGCGGCGCTGCTGTCACCATCGGCACGCGCGGCGTCGGAAACGCCCGCTCCGGCCGCTGGCGCAGAAGATGCCTGCATCCTCACGCCGCAGTCCGAATCCGGTCCCTATTATCTCGACCCCAAGCTCGTGCGCGCTGATATCACCGAGGGCCGCCCCGGCGTGCCGCTCGGCTTGCGCCTGCGCGTGATCGAGGCCGGCGCCTGTACGCCGATCTCTGGCGCGCGGGTCGACATCTGGCATTGTGACGCGCGTGGCGTCTATTCCGGCTATCCGGGCCAGGGCGATAATCACAAGCTCGACCAGAGCGGCAAGACCTATCTGCGCGGCACGCAGATGGCGGATGCCGCGGGATGGGCGGGCTTCAACACCATCTATCCAGGCTGGTATGCCGGCCGCGCCACCCACATTCATTTCAGAGTGTTCGTCGACGACGCCACCGTGCTGACGGGACAGACCTTCTTCCCTGAGGCGCTCAACGAGTTCATCTACACCAGCGTCCCGGACTACACGGGACGGCCGAAGCAGCGGCTGGTGATCAACGCCAATGACCGCGTCGCCACCGATGCCGATCCCGATCATCGCGCCTACTGCGCTATCAAGGAGGAGCGTGACCGTTATCTCGCGACGCTCACCCTGGCGGTGCGCCGCGAGGCGGCGAAGCCGGTCGAGATGCCCACCGGCAGGCTGCCGCCGGCGCCCTGGATCAAGGACCGCTTGGCGGCGCTGGTGCCCGGGCTGAAGCGCAGCCCGTTCTGA
- a CDS encoding alpha/beta fold hydrolase, translating into MPRYSIRTLGFPEILRDREPCPLSLRKGLALLVYLGEARAAVARDIVATMFWPECSEDVARARLRRLLHRIQLVLGDGCLIVDRATIRWSSAIGLEVDSQQFEAACDRGEFARACGLYTGDFLDGFTPGDCPSFDEWAFFRREALRGRVVQALERVVQDASATGDHAAAVSHARRLVALDPLSEVYGRALIRSLLLAGDRAGAERHLAVLTKCLHDELGVTPEADTLALIKQGTAMRDGAAPPTRYVGKDGIHLAYQTYGHGPVDILLLPGFVSHVERVWEEPRCRALLSSLAGMGRLILFDRRGVGLSDRVGFSPDLHATAQDIATVLDAVGSRRTVLLGASEGGPACIAFAAAHPARVAGLILFASLAKGSATPDYPHALQASQYGMWLQQLVAGWGGPAGIETFAPSLAGDPQARAWWAGLLRAASSPGAIRGLIEALRDTDVRHLLGQVTAPTLVLHRRKDRAVLIGAGRHLAGNIPGAKFVELDGADHWIFAGDQQPVLAAIAAFLDRLPARRPERARSMETLSSGDRDHDGR; encoded by the coding sequence ATGCCGCGGTACAGCATCCGCACCTTGGGCTTTCCGGAGATCCTCCGGGACCGCGAGCCGTGCCCGCTGTCGCTCCGCAAGGGATTGGCGCTGCTGGTGTACCTCGGCGAGGCGAGGGCCGCCGTCGCGCGCGACATCGTCGCCACGATGTTCTGGCCCGAGTGTTCCGAGGACGTGGCGCGTGCGAGGTTGCGACGGTTGCTGCATCGGATCCAGCTCGTGCTCGGCGATGGTTGCTTGATCGTGGACCGTGCGACGATCCGCTGGTCTTCGGCGATCGGGCTGGAGGTCGATTCCCAGCAGTTCGAAGCCGCCTGCGATCGCGGCGAATTCGCCCGCGCATGCGGCCTCTACACCGGTGATTTCCTCGATGGCTTCACGCCCGGCGACTGCCCGTCCTTCGACGAATGGGCGTTCTTCCGCCGCGAGGCGCTGCGCGGCCGCGTGGTGCAGGCGCTGGAGCGGGTGGTGCAGGACGCGAGCGCGACCGGCGACCATGCCGCGGCCGTCAGCCACGCCCGGCGTCTCGTCGCGCTCGATCCGCTCAGCGAGGTCTATGGCCGCGCGCTGATCCGCAGCTTGCTGCTCGCGGGCGACCGCGCCGGCGCGGAGCGTCATCTGGCGGTCCTGACCAAGTGCCTTCACGACGAACTCGGCGTAACGCCGGAAGCAGACACATTGGCGCTGATCAAGCAAGGCACCGCGATGCGGGACGGTGCCGCGCCGCCGACGCGTTATGTCGGCAAGGACGGTATCCATCTCGCCTATCAGACCTATGGCCACGGTCCGGTCGACATTCTGCTGCTGCCCGGCTTCGTCTCCCATGTCGAGCGTGTCTGGGAGGAGCCGCGCTGCCGGGCGCTGCTGTCCTCGCTCGCTGGCATGGGCCGCCTGATCCTGTTCGATCGCCGCGGTGTCGGACTGTCCGACCGGGTCGGCTTCAGCCCCGACCTGCACGCCACCGCGCAGGACATCGCCACCGTGCTCGATGCCGTCGGCAGCCGGCGCACCGTGCTGCTCGGCGCCTCCGAGGGCGGGCCCGCCTGCATCGCGTTTGCCGCCGCCCACCCCGCGCGGGTCGCCGGGCTGATCCTGTTCGCCTCGCTGGCCAAGGGCAGCGCGACACCGGACTATCCGCACGCGCTGCAGGCCAGCCAGTACGGGATGTGGCTGCAGCAGCTCGTCGCCGGATGGGGCGGCCCCGCCGGGATCGAGACCTTCGCACCTAGCCTGGCCGGCGATCCCCAGGCTCGTGCCTGGTGGGCGGGGCTGCTGCGCGCCGCCTCAAGCCCCGGCGCGATCAGGGGCCTGATCGAGGCCTTGAGGGACACGGACGTGCGGCATCTGCTCGGACAGGTGACGGCGCCGACGCTGGTGCTGCACCGTCGCAAGGACCGCGCCGTGCTGATCGGGGCTGGACGGCATCTCGCCGGCAACATCCCGGGCGCCAAATTCGTCGAGCTCGACGGTGCCGATCACTGGATCTTCGCCGGCGACCAGCAGCCGGTGCTCGCGGCTATCGCTGCTTTCCTCGATCGCCTCCCGGCGCGACGCCCCGAGCGAGCGAGATCAATGGAGACGCTCTCGTCAGGAGATCGCGATCACGATGGCCGATGA
- a CDS encoding PLP-dependent aminotransferase family protein — MGLAVSDPRPAGARTTAVVEAIRQRLKTRALAPGQRLPSIRAFAATMGVAPATVVEAYDRLAAEGLIRARRGSGFYVAETALPPLALAGAEPRRPRAVDPFWVSRQSLDATATTLTPGCGWLPPDWMPQDALRRAVRALARSGGPELTHYGAARGSMTLRRVLQGRLGGIGVEASSEQLMLTSSGTQAIDLICRMLLRPGETVVVDDPCYFNFLALLRAHQARIVSVPMTPSGPDVAQFEAVLATERPRLYITNSGLHNPTGATLSLQTAHRLLNAATTHDTIIIEDDIYGDFEPEPSPRLAALDGLQRVILIGSFSKTLSASIRCGYIAGRADWIEPLIDLQIATGFGGPGQFAAEALAQVLTGGSYRKHVEELRARLARVRPRVAARLHRLGMTPWLMPRGGFHLWCKLPEGCTAIAVAEAALDEDVVLAPGDVFSAAQSAAGMMRFNVAHCDDQRVMAALERAIQHEAATVARPVQRQR, encoded by the coding sequence TTGGGACTCGCGGTCTCAGATCCGCGCCCGGCGGGCGCCAGGACGACGGCGGTGGTCGAGGCCATCAGGCAGCGGCTGAAGACGCGCGCGCTCGCGCCCGGCCAGCGCCTGCCGTCGATCCGGGCGTTCGCTGCAACGATGGGTGTCGCACCGGCCACTGTCGTCGAGGCCTACGACCGGCTTGCGGCCGAAGGCCTCATTCGCGCCCGGCGCGGCTCGGGGTTCTATGTCGCCGAGACTGCCCTGCCGCCGCTCGCGCTCGCCGGGGCCGAGCCGCGCCGGCCGCGCGCGGTCGACCCGTTCTGGGTGTCGCGGCAGTCGCTCGACGCCACGGCGACGACGCTGACGCCCGGTTGCGGCTGGCTGCCGCCGGACTGGATGCCGCAGGACGCACTCCGCCGCGCGGTCCGCGCACTGGCGCGCAGTGGCGGTCCTGAGCTCACCCATTACGGCGCCGCGCGCGGATCAATGACGCTGCGCCGCGTGCTGCAGGGCCGCCTCGGCGGCATCGGGGTCGAAGCCTCGAGCGAGCAGCTCATGCTGACGTCGTCGGGCACCCAGGCGATCGACCTGATCTGCCGCATGCTGCTGCGGCCCGGCGAGACGGTCGTGGTCGACGATCCCTGCTATTTCAATTTCCTGGCGCTGCTGCGCGCGCATCAGGCGCGGATCGTCAGCGTGCCGATGACACCGAGCGGCCCGGATGTCGCGCAGTTCGAGGCGGTGCTCGCGACCGAGCGGCCGCGGCTCTACATCACCAATTCGGGCCTGCACAATCCGACCGGCGCGACCCTGTCGCTGCAGACGGCGCACCGGCTGCTCAACGCCGCGACCACGCATGATACGATCATCATCGAGGACGACATCTACGGCGACTTCGAGCCGGAGCCGTCGCCGCGGCTCGCCGCGCTCGACGGGTTGCAGCGCGTGATCCTGATCGGCAGCTTCTCCAAGACGCTGTCGGCGTCGATCCGCTGCGGCTATATCGCAGGCCGCGCCGACTGGATCGAGCCGCTGATCGACCTGCAGATCGCCACCGGCTTCGGCGGACCCGGACAGTTCGCGGCAGAGGCGCTGGCGCAGGTTTTGACCGGCGGCAGCTACCGCAAGCATGTCGAGGAGTTGCGCGCGCGGCTCGCGCGGGTGCGGCCACGCGTTGCCGCACGGCTGCATCGCCTCGGCATGACGCCATGGCTGATGCCACGCGGCGGCTTTCATCTGTGGTGCAAGCTGCCGGAGGGATGCACGGCCATCGCGGTCGCGGAGGCGGCCCTGGATGAGGATGTGGTGCTGGCGCCCGGCGACGTGTTCAGCGCGGCGCAATCAGCGGCCGGGATGATGCGCTTCAACGTCGCGCATTGCGACGATCAACGGGTGATGGCTGCTCTGGAGCGCGCGATCCAGCATGAGGCCGCAACTGTCGCGCGGCCGGTTCAACGCCAGCGATGA
- a CDS encoding MFS transporter, which translates to MTTITSDSGDSLSSWITLLLAFSCGLIVANIYYAQPLIGPISADLGLNPQLAGLLVTMSQIGYGAGLLLVVPLGDLIENRKLVIATIIVGAAALACAALSTVPSTFLLSALLIGFGSVAVQILIPYAGHMAPEAIRGRTVGNVTTGLMLGIMLARPLASFVAAHASWHLIYAASAVAMLTLAVVLRVALPPREPQARLSYGQLLGSMVQLYRDTPALRRRALYQAALFSCFSVFWTTSPLLLAGPDFRLSQTGIALFALAGVAGAIMAPVAGRIADRGWTRPATIASMLLCATGFAVTLLAPLGTSWSLSLLVIAAIAIDCGAQLSLILGYRVLFVLGAHQRSRLNGLYMTTFFVAGAAGSGLGAYVYAHGGWTLAAALGTALPLAALAYQFTERD; encoded by the coding sequence TTGACCACCATCACGTCCGATTCCGGCGACTCGCTGTCGTCCTGGATCACCTTGCTGCTCGCCTTCTCCTGCGGGCTGATCGTCGCCAACATCTATTATGCGCAGCCGCTGATCGGCCCGATCAGCGCCGATCTCGGCCTCAATCCGCAACTCGCCGGATTGCTGGTGACGATGAGCCAGATCGGCTACGGCGCCGGTCTCTTGCTGGTCGTCCCGCTCGGCGACCTCATCGAGAACCGCAAGCTGGTCATCGCGACCATCATCGTCGGTGCCGCGGCGCTGGCCTGCGCGGCGCTTTCGACTGTGCCTTCGACCTTTCTGCTGTCGGCGCTGCTGATCGGCTTCGGCTCGGTCGCGGTGCAGATTTTGATCCCCTATGCCGGGCACATGGCGCCGGAGGCGATCCGCGGCCGCACCGTCGGCAACGTCACGACAGGGCTGATGCTCGGCATCATGCTGGCGCGGCCGCTGGCGAGCTTCGTCGCGGCGCATGCCTCCTGGCACCTGATCTACGCGGCCTCGGCGGTGGCCATGCTGACGCTCGCCGTCGTGCTGCGCGTGGCGCTGCCACCGCGCGAGCCGCAGGCGCGGCTGAGCTATGGCCAACTGCTCGGCTCGATGGTGCAGCTCTATCGCGACACCCCGGCGCTGCGCCGCCGCGCGCTGTACCAGGCGGCCCTGTTCAGCTGCTTCAGCGTGTTCTGGACCACCTCGCCGCTGCTGCTCGCGGGGCCCGACTTCCGCTTGTCGCAGACCGGCATCGCGCTGTTTGCGCTCGCCGGTGTTGCCGGTGCGATCATGGCGCCGGTGGCCGGCCGCATCGCCGATCGCGGCTGGACGCGGCCGGCGACGATCGCGTCGATGCTGCTCTGCGCGACCGGCTTTGCCGTGACACTGCTGGCGCCGCTCGGAACCAGCTGGTCGCTGAGCCTGCTGGTCATCGCGGCGATCGCCATCGATTGCGGCGCGCAGCTCAGCCTGATCCTCGGCTATCGCGTGCTGTTCGTGCTCGGCGCCCATCAGCGCAGCCGGCTCAACGGCCTCTACATGACGACGTTCTTCGTCGCCGGCGCCGCAGGCTCCGGCCTCGGCGCCTATGTCTACGCGCATGGCGGCTGGACGCTCGCCGCCGCGCTCGGCACCGCGCTGCCGCTCGCCGCCCTGGCCTATCAGTTCACCGAGCGCGACTGA
- the mddA gene encoding methanethiol S-methyltransferase codes for MFARLLIMIYAIASYALFLVSFAWALGFIGNYGQLAAKTIDSGGAAGPLAESIVVDVLLLALFALQHSVMARPAFKRWWTTLIPAATERSTYVLLSSLVLLLLLWQWRPIATPIWRVDGLAGQVLTGIQWLGWLVALSSTYMIDHFGLFGLRQGFFALRGTPVPGQTFRTPLLYRLVRHPLMLGFLLAFWATPEMSVGHLLFAALSTGYILIGSRLEERDLVAEFGEIYEHYRQQVPMLLPRLVGGRRSADAGAEAERIR; via the coding sequence ATGTTCGCACGTCTCCTCATCATGATCTATGCCATTGCCAGCTACGCACTTTTTCTTGTGTCGTTTGCCTGGGCGCTCGGTTTCATCGGCAATTATGGCCAGCTTGCCGCCAAAACGATCGACAGCGGCGGCGCCGCCGGGCCGCTCGCCGAGTCCATCGTCGTCGACGTGCTGCTGCTCGCATTGTTCGCGCTTCAGCACAGCGTGATGGCGCGGCCGGCGTTCAAGCGCTGGTGGACGACCCTCATCCCCGCCGCAACCGAGCGCAGCACCTATGTGCTGCTGTCGAGCCTGGTCCTGTTGCTCCTGCTGTGGCAGTGGCGGCCGATTGCGACGCCGATCTGGCGCGTCGATGGTCTGGCAGGCCAGGTCCTCACCGGCATCCAATGGCTCGGCTGGCTGGTCGCGCTGAGCTCGACCTACATGATCGATCATTTCGGTCTGTTCGGGTTGCGCCAGGGCTTCTTCGCGCTGCGTGGCACGCCGGTGCCGGGGCAGACGTTCAGGACGCCGCTGCTGTACCGCCTGGTCCGGCATCCGCTGATGCTCGGCTTCCTGCTCGCCTTCTGGGCCACGCCGGAGATGAGCGTTGGCCATCTCCTGTTCGCGGCGCTCAGCACCGGCTACATCCTGATCGGCTCGCGCCTCGAGGAACGCGATCTCGTCGCCGAGTTCGGCGAGATCTATGAGCACTATCGCCAGCAGGTTCCCATGCTGCTGCCGCGCCTCGTCGGTGGGCGGCGAAGCGCGGACGCCGGGGCCGAAGCGGAGCGGATCCGCTGA